A single genomic interval of Lathyrus oleraceus cultivar Zhongwan6 chromosome 7, CAAS_Psat_ZW6_1.0, whole genome shotgun sequence harbors:
- the LOC127107812 gene encoding mediator of RNA polymerase II transcription subunit 10b, which translates to MDSSRSPSVGGNGTPIFQTNDTAASAAGANDSMQNLKQINKSIEKTLGLIHQLTLTVSNFSAALQMPLLQRINGLVAELDNMVKLAENCNIQVPMEVVNLIDDGKNPDEFTRDVINNCIAKNQITKGKTDAFKNLRKHLFEELEQNFPDEVETFRESRAASAAELKRLVQAQSVLPNGDLRVKLEH; encoded by the exons ATGGATTCATCACGAAGTCCATCTGTTGGGGGAAATGGGACACCAATTTTTCAAACTAACGATACTGCAGCTTCTGCAGCAGGAGCTAATGATTCTATGCAAAATCTGAAGCAGATCAACAAGTCCATTGAGAAAACCTTGGGCCTTATCCATCAGCTTACCCTTACTGTCTCTAACTTCAGTGCTGCTTTGCAAATGCCACTCCTCCAACGCAT CAATGGACTTGTTGCAGAGCTTGACAACATGGTCAAATTGGCAGAAAACTGCAACATTCAGGTTCCTATGGAGGTTGTAAA TTTAATTGATGATGGGAAGAATCCAGATGAGTTTACCAGAGATGTTATAAACAACTGTATTGCAAAGAATCAGATCACCAAAGGAAAAACGGATGCTTTTAAG AATTTGCGCAAGCATCTATTTGAGGAATTGGAGCAAAACTTCCCTGATGAGGTTGAGACATTTAGAGAGAGTCGTGCTGCGTCTGCTGCT GAGTTGAAGCGTTTGGTGCAGGCACAAAGTGTATTGCCGAATGGAGATTTGAGAGTTAAACTAGAGCATTGA